One region of Gilliamella sp. ESL0405 genomic DNA includes:
- the mdoH gene encoding glucans biosynthesis glucosyltransferase MdoH has protein sequence MKKDYFKNLPDADNWRQTSENNIPPTDDVEFIKYRLDQVGDTSAFIDERKQQPSYPKVERVSIQPQKWNERFKAKSKLGINIMALIRRFIMFALIVTQTYYGTVYLSSLLPYQSWQKINFMANWDINPELAIYSIIPYIIQGFIIGLFAILFCWISIGFWTSIMGLILAVIRKDRYTIPIPQNPAEHINSNHRTALVMPICNEDVARVFAGLQATYQSLAETGHASCCDFYILSDTNDPDLYVNELKAWTQFNAQKQDDGCNIYYRHRKRRVKRKSGNIDDFCRRWGHLYEYMMILDADSIMTGDCILKMIAMMEITPKAGILQSPPKSVRMTTLYGRIQQFANQIYSDIFCSGTHFWQLSEAQYWGHNAMIRLKPFIEHCILSPIQKRKGPIHILSHDLVEATLMRRAGYGVWIAYNINGSYEELPGNMIEDLKRDNRWCMGNLINLRLIFKSGIKLTHRVMFITSGMAYISSLLWLVFLIFSTLLLLVFNISEPQYFFQSNQFYPTWPRWNEQLAIQLLSTTMVLLFAPKFFSYGIIIARTGAKDVGGIFKLTLSILIEMLWSMILAPIRMIFHSKFVLKAWLGSKIQWKSPSRNDDALTWGESFYFCWPLSLLGIVWLAIIIWLNPQFTYWYIAILIPLTISPLVIRVSGLSSLGIKAKKAGLFLTPEETHPAKAVRLTGEYLVQTRAAFVEHGFVMALVDPVYNALTCALSTSRHLPNSKNQQKRAELIEHYQQVDLEKISQEQQLMILEDPIILSALHRHIWLQQEKYDNLFTLWQNERQQ, from the coding sequence ATGAAAAAAGATTACTTTAAGAATCTACCTGACGCCGACAATTGGCGTCAGACATCTGAAAACAATATTCCACCAACTGACGATGTTGAATTTATTAAGTACCGTCTGGATCAAGTTGGTGACACTTCAGCTTTTATTGATGAAAGAAAGCAGCAGCCTAGTTACCCTAAAGTTGAGCGAGTTTCAATCCAACCTCAAAAATGGAATGAGCGTTTTAAAGCCAAATCAAAACTTGGCATTAATATTATGGCGTTAATCCGTCGCTTTATCATGTTTGCCCTTATTGTGACACAAACTTACTATGGCACGGTTTACTTATCTTCATTACTACCTTATCAAAGCTGGCAAAAAATTAATTTTATGGCTAACTGGGATATCAACCCGGAGCTTGCCATTTACAGCATTATACCTTACATCATTCAAGGATTTATAATTGGCCTGTTTGCCATTTTATTTTGCTGGATATCTATCGGGTTTTGGACTAGCATAATGGGCTTAATCCTAGCTGTGATAAGAAAAGATCGTTATACCATTCCAATTCCCCAAAACCCAGCCGAGCACATTAATTCTAATCATCGTACCGCATTGGTGATGCCGATTTGTAATGAAGATGTTGCTCGAGTTTTTGCTGGTCTACAAGCTACTTATCAATCGCTAGCCGAAACCGGACATGCGAGCTGTTGTGACTTTTATATTTTAAGTGATACTAACGATCCGGATCTCTATGTCAACGAGTTAAAAGCATGGACGCAGTTCAATGCACAAAAGCAAGATGACGGGTGTAACATCTACTATCGTCACCGTAAACGCCGTGTGAAACGCAAAAGTGGCAATATCGATGATTTTTGCCGTCGCTGGGGACATCTTTATGAATATATGATGATCCTCGATGCAGACAGCATAATGACCGGCGATTGTATTTTAAAAATGATCGCCATGATGGAGATAACACCAAAAGCCGGGATTTTACAATCACCACCAAAATCGGTCAGAATGACAACGCTTTATGGTCGTATTCAGCAATTTGCTAACCAGATCTACAGCGATATTTTCTGTTCTGGTACACACTTTTGGCAATTAAGTGAAGCGCAGTATTGGGGTCATAATGCGATGATCCGCTTAAAACCTTTTATTGAGCACTGCATTTTATCACCAATCCAAAAACGCAAAGGCCCAATACACATATTGTCACATGATCTGGTTGAAGCAACCTTAATGCGACGTGCCGGCTATGGTGTTTGGATCGCTTACAATATTAACGGTAGTTATGAAGAACTACCCGGCAATATGATAGAAGATCTCAAACGTGATAATCGCTGGTGTATGGGAAACTTAATTAACCTAAGATTAATTTTTAAAAGTGGTATCAAACTGACGCATCGCGTGATGTTTATAACCAGTGGCATGGCTTATATCTCGTCACTACTGTGGTTAGTGTTTTTAATATTTTCTACCCTTTTATTGCTGGTATTTAATATTTCTGAACCCCAGTATTTTTTCCAATCGAATCAGTTTTATCCTACTTGGCCTCGGTGGAATGAACAATTAGCGATACAGCTTTTATCGACAACAATGGTATTACTGTTTGCACCTAAATTTTTTAGTTACGGCATTATTATCGCCAGAACAGGGGCAAAAGATGTCGGTGGCATTTTCAAATTAACCTTATCAATACTGATCGAAATGCTTTGGTCGATGATTCTTGCGCCTATTCGCATGATTTTCCATAGTAAATTTGTATTAAAAGCATGGCTTGGCAGCAAAATACAGTGGAAATCGCCTTCACGAAATGATGATGCGTTAACATGGGGTGAATCATTCTATTTCTGCTGGCCACTATCACTATTAGGCATCGTTTGGCTTGCAATTATTATTTGGTTAAATCCGCAATTTACTTATTGGTATATCGCCATACTTATACCACTAACTATTTCGCCGTTAGTCATTCGAGTATCGGGATTATCAAGTTTAGGAATAAAAGCCAAAAAGGCAGGACTATTTTTAACACCGGAAGAAACTCATCCGGCAAAAGCAGTGCGTTTAACTGGCGAATATTTAGTCCAAACTCGAGCTGCTTTTGTCGAGCATGGTTTTGTTATGGCGCTTGTCGATCCTGTTTATAATGCGCTTACTTGCGCATTGTCGACATCAAGGCACTTACCTAATAGCAAAAATCAACAAAAACGCGCCGAACTTATCGAGCACTATCAACAAGTTGATTTAGAAAAAATAAGTCAAGAACAGCAATTAATGATTTTAGAAGATCCTATTATACTTTCTGCACTACATCGCCATATTTGGCTACAACAAGAAAAATACGACAATTTGTTCACATTGTGGCAAAATGAACGCCAACAATAA
- the epmA gene encoding elongation factor P--(R)-beta-lysine ligase — protein sequence MTWQPTASINNLLKRAKIVSQIRQFFTDRCILEVETPILSQYAVTDVHLSSFHTQYLKPGEDEGQQGRKMSLITSPEYHMKRLLAAGSGPIYQLVKCFRNHEEISRIHNPEFTMLEWYRIQFDMMQMINEVDDLLQTVLDCEPAERISYQKVFQRHLNIDPLEADHATLVNALTQLNVEIDANNFDRDTLLQCLFSFGIEPHIGQDKPVAVFNFPASQAALAAISSEDHRVASRFEFYYKGVELANGFKELTNPQEQRMRFEQNNIDRANQNLPPQNIDIELLAAMESGLPDCAGVAVGLDRLIMLALNADSLDDVMSFTFERA from the coding sequence ATGACTTGGCAACCTACTGCATCTATAAATAATTTACTTAAGCGAGCTAAAATTGTTTCTCAAATAAGACAATTTTTTACCGATCGCTGTATATTAGAAGTTGAAACACCGATTTTAAGTCAATATGCAGTAACAGATGTTCATTTAAGTTCTTTTCATACACAATATTTAAAACCTGGGGAAGATGAAGGGCAACAAGGGCGTAAGATGTCATTAATTACTAGCCCTGAGTACCATATGAAACGCCTACTAGCTGCTGGTAGTGGACCGATTTATCAGCTGGTTAAATGTTTTCGTAACCATGAAGAAATTAGCCGAATTCATAATCCGGAATTCACTATGCTTGAATGGTATCGAATTCAGTTTGATATGATGCAAATGATCAATGAAGTTGATGATCTGCTACAAACAGTTTTAGATTGTGAACCGGCTGAACGAATTAGCTACCAAAAAGTTTTTCAACGTCATCTTAACATCGATCCGTTAGAAGCTGACCATGCAACTTTAGTTAATGCGCTGACTCAACTCAATGTTGAAATTGATGCTAATAATTTTGACAGAGATACACTACTACAATGCTTGTTCTCCTTCGGGATTGAACCTCACATTGGTCAAGATAAGCCTGTTGCAGTGTTTAATTTCCCTGCATCACAAGCGGCACTTGCCGCCATTAGTTCAGAAGATCATCGTGTAGCCAGCCGTTTTGAGTTTTACTACAAAGGGGTCGAACTTGCTAACGGCTTTAAAGAGCTGACAAATCCACAAGAACAAAGAATGCGTTTTGAGCAAAACAACATTGATCGTGCTAATCAAAATTTACCACCTCAAAATATTGATATTGAACTACTAGCGGCCATGGAATCAGGTCTACCTGATTGTGCTGGGGTTGCAGTCGGTTTAGATCGATTAATCATGTTAGCACTCAACGCTGATAGTTTAGATGATGTCATGTCATTTACTTTTGAAAGGGCTTAA
- the rmuC gene encoding DNA recombination protein RmuC, translating to MLETLSSIDWILVTISAVALILLILVIKLKLSLNNLDQIFELQFTQKNQENQTLILQVKQLDAQLNQYREQHIAQNIKISELKTRLEETLSSAHEKQILLEQSEQRLTTQFENLANRIFESSGKKIEQQNKQSLDFLLSPLKEQLEGFKKQVQDSFGQEAKERHTLTHEIRNLQQLNEQMTKEATNLTNALKGNNKTQGNWGEFILSQILDNSGLRMGYEYETQVNLTNENKQRLQPDVIVHLPQGGDVVIDSKVTLVAYERFFNSDDEVARAKAMSEHLTAVRNHLKQLSQKDYHKLIGINSLDYILMFIPVEPAFLSAIDNDPALINDALKNNIMIVSPTTLLVALRTIHNLWRYEYQNRNAELIADKASKLYDKMRGFIEDMEGLGNCLDKAQQTYQSSMNKLAKGRGNVIGQIERFRELGIEVKKPINPDIALLSIDELEQENEN from the coding sequence ATGCTAGAAACGTTAAGCTCAATTGACTGGATTTTAGTAACAATCAGTGCAGTAGCACTGATTTTATTGATTCTGGTTATTAAACTTAAATTATCTTTAAATAATTTAGATCAAATATTTGAGCTGCAATTCACGCAAAAAAACCAAGAAAATCAAACATTAATTTTACAAGTTAAACAGCTTGATGCGCAATTGAATCAGTATCGTGAACAACATATTGCCCAAAATATCAAAATAAGTGAGCTAAAAACCCGGTTAGAAGAGACGTTAAGTTCTGCCCATGAAAAGCAAATCCTGCTTGAACAAAGTGAACAGCGTTTAACCACCCAATTTGAAAATCTGGCTAATCGTATTTTTGAAAGCAGTGGTAAAAAAATTGAGCAACAAAATAAGCAAAGTTTGGATTTTCTGCTTTCACCACTAAAAGAGCAATTAGAAGGGTTTAAAAAGCAAGTTCAAGACAGTTTTGGACAAGAAGCCAAAGAGCGCCATACCTTAACCCACGAAATTCGTAACTTGCAACAACTTAATGAGCAGATGACCAAAGAGGCAACTAATCTTACCAATGCTCTAAAAGGTAATAATAAAACGCAAGGTAATTGGGGTGAGTTTATTCTAAGCCAAATTTTGGATAATTCCGGATTGCGAATGGGGTATGAATATGAAACTCAAGTCAATTTAACCAATGAAAATAAGCAACGTCTACAACCGGATGTGATTGTTCACCTTCCTCAAGGAGGTGATGTGGTTATCGACTCTAAAGTAACGCTGGTTGCTTATGAGCGCTTTTTTAACAGTGACGATGAGGTAGCTCGCGCTAAAGCCATGAGCGAACATTTAACCGCAGTACGAAATCATTTAAAACAGTTAAGTCAAAAAGATTATCATAAATTAATTGGTATCAATTCGCTTGATTACATTTTAATGTTTATTCCGGTTGAGCCTGCGTTTTTATCCGCAATTGATAACGATCCGGCATTAATCAACGATGCACTAAAAAATAACATAATGATAGTTAGCCCAACAACGCTGTTAGTCGCACTACGGACTATCCATAATTTATGGCGATACGAATATCAAAATCGAAATGCCGAACTGATTGCCGATAAAGCAAGTAAATTATATGACAAAATGCGAGGCTTTATTGAGGATATGGAAGGATTAGGCAATTGCTTAGATAAAGCACAACAGACCTATCAAAGCTCAATGAACAAATTAGCAAAAGGTCGTGGCAATGTTATTGGTCAAATCGAACGCTTTCGAGAGTTAGGCATCGAAGTAAAAAAACCAATAAACCCGGATATAGCACTATTATCGATAGATGAACTGGAGCAAGAAAACGAAAATTAA
- the xseB gene encoding exodeoxyribonuclease VII small subunit, with amino-acid sequence MAKKQDKEPSFEETIKQLETIVTQLENGDLPLDEALNEFEKGIKLARAGQKQLSQAEQRIQILLSENSEAQLSEFELDDNE; translated from the coding sequence ATGGCAAAAAAACAGGATAAAGAACCGAGTTTTGAAGAAACAATCAAACAACTCGAAACTATCGTGACTCAACTGGAAAATGGTGATTTACCATTAGATGAGGCGTTAAACGAATTCGAGAAAGGCATAAAACTGGCTAGAGCCGGGCAAAAACAGCTCAGCCAAGCTGAACAACGTATTCAAATTTTACTGTCTGAAAATAGTGAAGCACAATTATCAGAATTTGAACTTGATGATAATGAATAA
- the ispA gene encoding (2E,6E)-farnesyl diphosphate synthase, with translation MIMNNLKPLQQRINSFLTDYISQCEHSNLQQAMSYSLLAGGKRIRPVLVYLTGQMFNCPLTKLDSAAAAIEAIHTYSLIHDDLPAMDNDDLRRGKPTCHIQFGQAQAILAGDALQSLAFSLISECENINDQIKVNMIAELARASGLSGMCLGQSLDLQAEHQTISLEHLQQIHRFKTGALIKAAVRLGAFASGDIALPYYSMLDNYAQAIGLAFQIQDDILDVIGDQSIMGKPQGSDIALKKSTYPALVGLQTATNMTKALHTQAIDSLKKIPYNSQPLQDLADYIINRNS, from the coding sequence ATGATAATGAATAATCTTAAGCCTTTGCAGCAACGAATCAATTCCTTCTTAACCGATTATATATCGCAGTGTGAACACTCAAACCTACAACAAGCAATGAGTTACAGCCTGCTAGCCGGCGGTAAGCGCATTCGACCTGTGTTAGTCTATTTAACCGGTCAGATGTTTAACTGCCCACTGACTAAGCTTGATTCAGCTGCGGCGGCAATTGAAGCAATTCACACTTACTCATTAATACATGATGATTTACCGGCAATGGATAATGATGATCTTCGGCGAGGAAAGCCAACTTGCCATATCCAGTTTGGTCAAGCCCAAGCTATACTTGCCGGCGATGCATTACAATCGTTGGCCTTTAGTTTAATATCAGAGTGTGAAAATATTAATGATCAAATCAAAGTCAATATGATAGCAGAGCTTGCTCGTGCAAGCGGTTTATCGGGGATGTGCTTAGGTCAGTCACTGGATCTGCAAGCAGAGCACCAAACTATTTCACTTGAACATCTACAGCAAATTCACCGATTTAAAACTGGTGCCCTTATCAAAGCTGCTGTACGCTTAGGTGCTTTTGCCAGTGGTGATATTGCCCTACCCTATTATTCGATGCTGGATAACTATGCTCAAGCGATTGGATTAGCTTTTCAAATTCAAGATGATATTTTAGATGTCATCGGCGATCAATCTATCATGGGAAAACCTCAAGGATCGGATATTGCACTTAAAAAGAGTACTTACCCGGCACTTGTTGGTTTACAAACTGCGACTAACATGACTAAAGCGCTACATACTCAAGCTATCGATAGTCTGAAGAAAATACCTTATAATAGTCAACCACTGCAAGATCTTGCTGATTATATTATTAATCGAAATAGTTAA
- the dxs gene encoding 1-deoxy-D-xylulose-5-phosphate synthase: MNLDNYPLLKHINSPEDLRRYPLSQLAAICHELRQYLLASVSQSSGHLASGLGVVELTTALHYVYLTPFDKIIWDVGHQAYPHKILTGRRDQMLTIRQKDGLRPFPHRDESEYDVLTTGHSSTSISAALGIAISEQKKQSGQKVAAIIGDGALTAGMAFEAMNHAGHIKPDMLVIVNDNDMSISENTGALNQHLTQILASRTYASFRESGKRVLENIPPLKELFKKTEEHLKGLVTPAILFEELGFNYIGPIDGHDIENLVSTLQKVKQLKGPQLLHVITQKGKGYAPAEKNPTLWHGVPKFNPVDGVLPAADKITPTYSQIFGDWLCEVAKTDKRLMAITPAMSEGSGMTEFARLYPEQFFDVAIAEQHAVTLAAGFAISDLKPVVAIYSTFLQRAYDQLIHDVAIQNLPVLFAIDRAGIVGADGETHQGAFDLSYLRCIPNMVIMTPSDENECRRMLNTGYLHNGPSAVRYPRGEGTGASLTPLTTIPIGESRLCRTGENIALLNFGTLLPEILQAAEQINATVIDMRFVKPLDEKVLLHISQSHNILVTVEENSIKGGAGSGVNEFLLSKKIKCDILNIGLPDEFIPQGSQNEIRSEMGLNCEHIIEKINEFKKR, from the coding sequence ATGAATTTAGACAATTACCCGTTATTAAAACACATTAACTCGCCTGAGGATCTCAGACGATATCCGCTATCGCAACTAGCGGCTATCTGCCATGAGTTAAGACAATACTTGCTTGCCAGTGTCAGCCAGTCTAGTGGTCATTTAGCATCGGGACTTGGAGTCGTTGAGCTAACTACCGCTTTACATTATGTCTATCTCACACCATTTGATAAAATTATATGGGATGTAGGGCACCAAGCTTATCCACATAAGATCTTAACCGGACGCCGTGATCAGATGTTAACCATACGTCAAAAAGACGGTTTACGTCCCTTTCCACATCGTGATGAAAGTGAGTATGATGTCCTTACAACCGGTCACTCCTCCACCTCAATTAGTGCGGCTTTAGGCATTGCCATTAGTGAACAAAAAAAACAGTCTGGACAAAAAGTTGCTGCCATTATAGGTGACGGCGCATTAACTGCCGGTATGGCTTTTGAAGCGATGAATCACGCAGGACATATTAAGCCCGATATGCTGGTTATTGTTAATGACAATGATATGTCGATATCTGAAAACACTGGCGCACTGAATCAACATTTAACTCAAATTTTAGCCAGCAGAACCTACGCATCTTTTCGTGAGAGCGGAAAACGCGTGCTTGAAAATATTCCGCCATTAAAAGAACTTTTTAAAAAGACCGAGGAGCATTTAAAAGGTTTAGTCACACCGGCAATACTTTTTGAAGAGCTAGGATTTAACTATATTGGACCAATTGATGGCCACGATATTGAAAATTTAGTCAGCACGTTACAAAAAGTTAAGCAGTTAAAAGGCCCACAGCTACTTCATGTGATCACTCAAAAAGGCAAGGGCTATGCGCCGGCTGAAAAAAATCCCACTTTGTGGCACGGTGTTCCTAAATTTAATCCTGTTGACGGTGTATTACCAGCCGCCGATAAAATTACTCCAACCTATAGTCAAATCTTTGGCGATTGGTTGTGCGAAGTGGCAAAAACGGATAAACGCTTAATGGCAATCACACCGGCTATGAGTGAAGGTTCCGGCATGACTGAATTTGCCCGCCTTTATCCCGAACAATTTTTCGATGTTGCCATTGCCGAGCAACATGCCGTCACACTCGCAGCAGGTTTTGCTATTAGTGATTTAAAGCCTGTTGTGGCAATTTATTCAACCTTCTTACAGCGGGCTTATGATCAGCTTATACATGATGTTGCCATTCAAAACTTACCGGTACTATTTGCGATCGATCGAGCCGGTATTGTTGGTGCCGACGGTGAAACACATCAAGGTGCTTTTGACTTAAGTTATTTGCGCTGTATCCCAAATATGGTCATAATGACACCGAGTGATGAAAACGAATGTCGGCGAATGCTAAATACCGGTTATTTGCATAATGGACCTTCTGCTGTGCGTTATCCTCGAGGAGAAGGAACAGGCGCTAGTTTGACACCACTTACAACAATTCCAATAGGTGAGTCGAGATTATGCCGAACAGGTGAAAACATTGCTTTACTCAACTTTGGCACATTATTGCCTGAAATTTTACAAGCCGCTGAGCAAATTAATGCTACAGTCATTGATATGCGTTTTGTCAAACCATTGGATGAAAAAGTCCTTTTGCACATTAGCCAAAGCCATAATATACTTGTTACTGTTGAAGAAAACAGTATTAAAGGTGGCGCCGGAAGTGGCGTCAATGAATTTTTATTATCGAAAAAAATAAAATGTGATATTTTAAACATCGGTTTACCTGATGAGTTTATCCCACAAGGCTCACAAAATGAGATCCGTTCAGAAATGGGATTGAACTGTGAACATATAATCGAAAAAATTAATGAATTTAAAAAACGATAG
- the zapA gene encoding cell division protein ZapA, giving the protein METQAVTIQIFGRTLKFNCPVDEVDALKSAAQDLETRLTNLREKSPQIGSDQLIMTAALNISYELTKEKEKSNEFSNRLKMLQQLLDSALNTNI; this is encoded by the coding sequence ATGGAAACTCAAGCTGTCACGATTCAAATTTTTGGACGAACTTTAAAGTTTAACTGTCCGGTAGATGAAGTTGACGCATTAAAAAGTGCCGCTCAAGATCTTGAAACCCGATTAACAAATTTACGAGAAAAATCGCCCCAGATTGGTAGCGATCAACTTATCATGACTGCAGCACTCAATATTTCTTATGAATTGACTAAAGAAAAAGAAAAAAGCAATGAATTTAGTAATCGTTTAAAAATGTTACAACAATTGCTTGATTCAGCTCTTAATACCAACATCTAA
- a CDS encoding 5-formyltetrahydrofolate cyclo-ligase: MNIRQFIRQKRRQLSNHERQLAQQAIYQKIANHDVIKTAQNIGIFLSFDGEVDTKPIIEYLWQQNKSVYLPVIHPFVPYHLLFLKFTPDTPLSQNQYGILQPALNVSNVLPSPQLDVIFTPLVAFDDRGFRIGMGGGYYDRLLENYQQQQIYPIGLAFACQKIDHVDNQHWDVQLPEIIYA; encoded by the coding sequence ATGAATATTCGTCAGTTCATCCGTCAAAAAAGACGCCAATTGTCTAACCATGAACGCCAACTTGCTCAGCAAGCGATTTATCAGAAAATTGCTAATCATGATGTAATTAAAACAGCTCAAAATATCGGTATCTTTCTGTCGTTTGATGGCGAAGTTGACACCAAACCGATTATTGAATATTTATGGCAACAAAATAAATCGGTCTACTTGCCAGTAATTCACCCTTTTGTGCCTTACCATTTATTATTTTTGAAGTTTACGCCCGATACGCCACTTAGCCAAAATCAATATGGCATTTTACAACCTGCCTTAAATGTATCAAACGTTTTACCCTCCCCACAGCTTGATGTTATTTTTACACCACTGGTAGCATTTGACGACCGAGGATTTCGTATCGGTATGGGGGGTGGCTATTATGATCGCTTGCTTGAAAACTACCAACAACAGCAAATTTATCCTATCGGGTTGGCATTTGCCTGCCAAAAAATTGATCATGTTGATAATCAGCATTGGGATGTTCAATTACCGGAAATCATTTATGCTTAA
- a CDS encoding catalase produces the protein MSEKKELTTNNGAPIADNQNSRTAGPRGPVLIDDYQLIEKLAQFNRENIPERRVHAKGSGAHGTFTVTNDITQYTYASIFAKVGKQTPVFARFSTVGGERGSSDTARDPRGFSVKFYTDQGNWDIVGNNTPVFFIRDALKFPDFIHTQKRDPKTNLKDPQMMWDFFSLSPESLHQVTILFSDRGIPDGFRHMHGFGSHTYSLINKDNVRTWVKWHFRTEQGIKNIHPKKAAELDGSNPDSAQEDLFNAIEQGDYPKWRLYIQVMSEEQANNHPENPFDVTKVWSQKQFPLIEVGVMELNRNPENYFAEVEQAAFEPSNLVPGTGLSPDKMLQGRVFAYADAHRYRIGTNYQQLPINAPKCPVHNYQRDGAMRFYTPDNAPNYEPNSVDSAPKQQPQYAEPPMHVPAGTMDRHDHRVDGDYYSHPRALFNLMRPDQKQLLIDNIVTSMKNVDRDIQIRQLKHFYKVHPDYGSGVAKGLGVEVDLIKS, from the coding sequence ATGTCAGAAAAAAAAGAACTCACCACCAATAATGGTGCCCCTATTGCCGACAATCAAAACTCTCGCACTGCAGGCCCTCGTGGACCAGTATTGATTGACGACTATCAATTGATCGAAAAACTCGCTCAGTTTAACCGTGAAAATATTCCGGAAAGACGAGTGCATGCCAAAGGCTCCGGTGCACATGGAACATTCACCGTCACCAATGATATTACTCAATATACCTATGCCAGTATCTTTGCCAAAGTAGGCAAACAAACTCCCGTTTTTGCTCGATTTTCAACTGTTGGCGGTGAACGTGGTTCATCTGACACGGCACGTGATCCACGTGGATTTTCAGTAAAATTTTACACAGATCAAGGTAACTGGGATATCGTCGGTAATAACACGCCAGTATTTTTTATTCGTGATGCACTCAAATTCCCGGACTTTATTCATACGCAAAAACGCGATCCTAAGACCAACTTAAAAGATCCGCAAATGATGTGGGACTTTTTTTCTTTATCGCCAGAATCACTTCATCAGGTAACGATTCTATTTTCTGACCGAGGCATTCCGGACGGGTTTCGGCATATGCATGGTTTTGGTAGCCATACTTATAGTTTAATCAACAAAGACAATGTACGAACTTGGGTAAAATGGCATTTTAGAACGGAACAAGGTATTAAAAATATTCATCCTAAAAAAGCCGCAGAACTCGACGGTAGCAATCCTGATTCAGCACAAGAAGATCTCTTTAATGCCATTGAACAAGGTGACTATCCTAAATGGCGACTTTATATACAAGTGATGAGTGAAGAACAAGCGAATAACCACCCGGAAAACCCATTTGATGTCACTAAAGTTTGGTCGCAAAAACAGTTTCCACTTATTGAAGTCGGTGTTATGGAGCTTAATCGTAATCCGGAAAACTATTTTGCTGAAGTAGAACAAGCCGCATTTGAACCAAGTAATCTCGTACCCGGTACCGGCTTATCACCGGATAAAATGTTACAAGGGCGGGTTTTTGCTTATGCCGATGCGCACCGTTATCGAATTGGTACAAACTACCAACAATTACCAATCAATGCACCTAAATGTCCGGTACACAATTATCAACGTGACGGAGCTATGCGCTTTTATACGCCGGATAATGCACCAAACTATGAACCAAATAGTGTTGATAGCGCACCTAAACAACAACCGCAGTATGCTGAGCCACCGATGCATGTCCCTGCTGGTACAATGGATAGACACGATCATCGTGTTGACGGTGATTACTACTCCCACCCACGTGCATTATTTAATTTGATGCGTCCGGATCAAAAACAACTGCTTATTGATAATATTGTCACTTCAATGAAAAACGTCGATCGTGATATTCAAATTAGACAGCTTAAACATTTCTATAAAGTACATCCCGATTATGGTTCAGGTGTAGCAAAAGGGTTAGGTGTTGAAGTTGATCTAATCAAAAGCTAA
- a CDS encoding AAA family ATPase: MRKYLILLAGCPCTGKTYLVNKLQQQFKDSFVITPDEAKVLYADSVGFNSKAEKQALEHKVWHFYYGVLQLYMDAGKRIIISEYPFSDKQKKRLSELAQKYHYQVITIRLIADFDVLWQRRYQRDRSPERHLSHIMQHYHYGDKLEDRSLADDLVTKSQFYQICQTRQYDEFALGQLIEVDVTHFNQVDYSGLLAKLKQIIKQ, from the coding sequence ATGCGTAAATATTTAATTTTACTCGCTGGCTGCCCTTGTACAGGAAAGACTTATCTGGTTAATAAATTGCAACAACAATTTAAAGATAGTTTCGTGATAACACCCGATGAAGCGAAAGTTTTATATGCTGACTCAGTTGGTTTTAATTCGAAAGCTGAAAAGCAGGCACTTGAGCACAAAGTTTGGCATTTTTATTATGGTGTTTTACAACTGTATATGGATGCCGGTAAACGCATTATTATTTCTGAATACCCCTTTAGTGATAAGCAAAAAAAGCGACTGAGTGAGTTGGCGCAAAAGTATCATTATCAAGTCATCACAATCCGCCTAATTGCTGATTTTGATGTGTTATGGCAACGTCGCTATCAACGAGACCGCTCGCCGGAACGGCATTTGAGTCATATTATGCAGCACTATCACTATGGCGATAAACTTGAAGATCGTAGTTTGGCCGACGATTTAGTCACTAAATCACAATTTTATCAAATCTGTCAAACTAGACAGTACGACGAGTTTGCTTTGGGGCAGTTGATCGAAGTGGATGTTACCCATTTTAATCAAGTTGATTATTCGGGTTTATTGGCAAAACTGAAACAAATCATTAAACAATAG